A stretch of Mucilaginibacter terrae DNA encodes these proteins:
- a CDS encoding ligand-binding sensor domain-containing protein, translating to MKYLHIYTLLLMVTFQTSYAQSQTNTAINTIPSGTKDTVSAYDPNRMVRNVKQGSNGNILIASSLSGVFKYDGKSFTNLTNKIGVLRYWDVLEDRRGNIWISTTDSGVYKYDGSSFQHFTTRDGLANNAVIFIYEDRVGNIWFGTGGGASHYDGKSFLNFTTKEGLPDNRIHTILEDKTGRLWFGTNSEACYYDGKTFTVFKNNDGKTFNNVWSIIEDRRGNIWFGASIIDEKKGSTLYVSSGLWRYDGSSFTKVIAKVASAIMEDKEGNIWTTGPVSPNGVGAWQLSRYDQKSLYHKKPAITTILSVNKMLCGILEANGSIWVGSINGVYRYDGKTVTDFKDTKAKN from the coding sequence ATGAAGTACTTACACATATATACTTTGTTGCTGATGGTTACCTTCCAAACCTCTTATGCACAAAGCCAAACTAATACAGCTATAAACACCATCCCATCAGGAACTAAAGACACCGTGAGTGCTTACGATCCTAACAGGATGGTTAGAAATGTAAAGCAAGGCAGTAATGGCAACATTTTAATTGCGTCATCATTATCAGGTGTGTTTAAATATGATGGAAAATCCTTTACTAATTTGACCAATAAAATTGGTGTGCTCAGATACTGGGATGTATTGGAGGACCGACGTGGTAATATCTGGATTTCTACTACCGATTCGGGCGTTTATAAATATGATGGCAGCTCCTTTCAACATTTTACCACCAGGGATGGGCTCGCAAATAATGCCGTTATATTTATTTATGAAGACAGGGTCGGTAATATTTGGTTTGGTACCGGCGGCGGAGCAAGCCATTATGATGGTAAATCCTTCCTGAATTTCACAACTAAAGAAGGGCTTCCGGATAACCGCATTCATACTATTCTCGAAGATAAAACCGGGCGGTTATGGTTTGGCACCAATAGCGAAGCTTGCTATTATGACGGTAAAACATTTACAGTTTTCAAAAACAATGACGGTAAAACCTTTAACAACGTTTGGTCTATCATTGAAGACAGAAGAGGCAACATTTGGTTCGGCGCTTCCATCATTGATGAAAAAAAGGGTTCTACCTTGTATGTTTCCTCTGGCTTATGGCGCTATGATGGCAGCAGTTTTACCAAGGTGATAGCTAAAGTTGCTTCGGCCATAATGGAAGATAAAGAAGGTAATATATGGACTACCGGCCCGGTAAGCCCTAATGGAGTTGGCGCATGGCAGCTTTCCCGATATGATCAAAAGTCATTGTACCATAAAAAACCTGCTATAACCACCATACTGTCGGTAAACAAAATGCTTTGCGGCATTTTAGAAGCCAATGGCAGTATCTGGGTTGGATCTATAAACGGAGTATACCGGTATGATGGTAAAACTGTTACCGATTTTAAAGATACAAAGGCTAAAAACTAA
- a CDS encoding pyridoxal phosphate-dependent aminotransferase — protein sequence MSALSDRINNLSESQTIKMAKMGRELAAKGVDVISLSFGEPDFHTPEHIKEAAKKAMDDNFTYYTPVAGYPELRKAIVKKLKDENNLDYEFTDIVVSTGAKQAIANAVLCLVNPGEEVIIPTPYWVSYSEVVKLAEGKSVFIDTTVEQNFKITPEQLEAAITPNSKLFMFSSPSNPTGSLYSKAELEGLAKVFEKHPHVYILSDEIYEHINYVDKHESIAQFGAIKDRVIIINGFSKGYAMTGWRIGYTASTKELANAFDKMQGQVTSGTCSITQRAGTAAYEGGLESVLQMREEFKKRRDLVYGLLKEINGLKVNLPEGAFYFFPDVTAFFGKSYNGRTINDCDELSIYLLEEAHVATVGGLSFGDPKSIRLSYAAAEDKLIEACKRIKRALEQLQ from the coding sequence ATGAGTGCACTAAGCGACAGAATTAACAATTTGTCTGAATCACAGACTATTAAAATGGCTAAAATGGGCCGCGAATTGGCTGCAAAAGGTGTTGATGTAATCAGCCTTAGCTTTGGCGAACCCGACTTTCACACTCCCGAACACATTAAGGAGGCTGCAAAGAAGGCTATGGATGATAACTTTACCTACTACACCCCGGTGGCTGGTTATCCTGAACTGCGAAAAGCCATAGTGAAAAAGCTTAAAGACGAAAACAACCTCGATTACGAATTTACCGACATCGTGGTATCAACCGGCGCAAAACAGGCCATAGCCAATGCTGTGCTTTGTTTGGTTAACCCCGGCGAAGAGGTGATCATCCCTACACCATACTGGGTATCATACTCGGAAGTGGTTAAACTGGCCGAAGGCAAAAGCGTGTTCATCGACACCACTGTTGAGCAAAACTTTAAAATTACGCCTGAGCAATTAGAAGCAGCAATTACGCCTAATTCTAAATTGTTCATGTTTTCATCACCATCAAACCCAACCGGCAGCTTGTACAGCAAAGCTGAGCTAGAAGGTTTGGCTAAGGTTTTTGAGAAACATCCGCATGTTTACATCCTGTCTGACGAGATATACGAGCACATTAACTATGTTGACAAACACGAGTCGATTGCCCAGTTTGGTGCCATTAAAGACCGCGTGATCATCATCAACGGTTTCTCTAAGGGTTACGCCATGACCGGCTGGCGCATTGGCTACACGGCATCAACCAAAGAACTGGCTAACGCGTTCGACAAAATGCAGGGCCAGGTTACTTCGGGTACTTGTTCTATCACTCAACGTGCCGGCACTGCCGCTTATGAAGGTGGCTTGGAGTCGGTGCTACAAATGCGTGAGGAATTTAAAAAACGCCGCGACTTGGTTTACGGACTGTTAAAAGAAATCAACGGACTGAAAGTAAACCTGCCAGAGGGTGCGTTCTACTTCTTCCCCGATGTTACAGCGTTCTTTGGCAAATCATACAACGGCCGCACCATTAACGATTGCGACGAGCTATCGATCTACCTGTTAGAAGAAGCACACGTAGCTACCGTGGGCGGCCTATCATTCGGTGATCCTAAATCTATCCGTTTATCGTACGCCGCGGCCGAGGATAAGCTGATAGAGGCTTGCAAACGCATTAAACGCGCTTTAGAGCAATTGCAATAA